One genomic window of Halovivax cerinus includes the following:
- a CDS encoding GDP-L-fucose synthase family protein, translating into MSDEERRTSDGEPVADGGPVRRDEAYWDDTTVMVTGGAGFLGGHLVEDLRSRSDSVEIFVPRSDEYDLREKPAIERALDVAEPDVVIHLAASVGGIGANMDNPGRYFYDNAVMGIELIDAARRHGVEKCTILGTICAYPKHTPVPFSEDDLFDGYPEETNAPYGIAKKALLTQSKAYRQQWGFNSIYLLPVNLYGPGDDFDPETSHVIPAILRKCIEARERGDESITAWGTGDPTREFLYVKDAAEGILDATERYDSSEPVNLGSGSEISIRELVETIADATGFDGRIEWDTSKPDGQPRRKLDTRRARERFGWEATTSFRTGLRETIDWYEQHREPIEAQ; encoded by the coding sequence ATGAGCGACGAAGAACGGAGGACGAGCGACGGTGAGCCGGTGGCTGACGGGGGACCGGTGAGACGCGACGAAGCGTACTGGGACGACACGACCGTCATGGTGACCGGCGGCGCGGGCTTCCTCGGCGGTCACCTGGTCGAGGACCTTCGATCGCGCTCGGACAGTGTCGAGATCTTCGTGCCGCGAAGCGACGAGTACGATCTGCGGGAGAAACCGGCCATCGAGCGGGCACTGGACGTGGCGGAGCCGGACGTCGTCATCCACCTCGCGGCCAGCGTCGGCGGCATCGGTGCCAACATGGACAATCCCGGGCGATACTTCTACGACAATGCGGTGATGGGTATCGAGTTGATCGATGCCGCACGGCGCCACGGCGTCGAGAAGTGTACGATTCTCGGAACGATCTGTGCGTACCCGAAGCACACCCCGGTTCCGTTCAGCGAGGACGACCTCTTCGATGGCTATCCCGAGGAGACGAACGCACCGTACGGAATCGCGAAGAAAGCCCTCCTGACGCAGTCGAAAGCCTATCGCCAGCAGTGGGGGTTCAACAGCATCTACCTCCTCCCGGTGAACCTGTACGGTCCCGGAGACGACTTCGATCCCGAGACCTCCCACGTCATCCCTGCAATACTTCGAAAGTGTATCGAAGCTCGCGAGCGCGGTGACGAATCGATCACCGCCTGGGGCACCGGCGACCCCACGCGCGAGTTCCTCTACGTGAAAGATGCCGCCGAAGGAATTCTCGACGCGACCGAACGCTACGACTCGTCGGAGCCGGTCAACCTCGGGAGCGGGTCGGAGATCAGCATCCGGGAGTTGGTCGAGACCATCGCCGACGCGACCGGGTTCGACGGCCGTATCGAGTGGGACACCTCCAAGCCGGATGGGCAGCCCCGACGGAAACTGGATACGCGACGGGCGAGGGAACGGTTCGGCTGGGAGGCGACCACGTCGTTCCGCACGGGGCTTCGCGAGACCAT